The DNA region GACAACTTCTCCTTTATCAACCGTAACTCTTCTTCAATCTCATTAAGCAAAATATTTCTGTGCTTTCTTCTCCTCCGAACACACATTACTGCATCCTCTAAAGTAGCTTCCTTGCGCACACCCATATTAATAATGCCTCTGTTTCCAAGAATATCAAACAGCATCCCTTTTGCAGACCACTTATCAAACCAAAAAGATGTATGGCGACCATTCCCCACTTCCTTAATATAAAACTGCTTAGCCACTTCTCTCAACTTCAGAAGCTTCTTCCACATCCAAGATCCTACATGGTCTTTATAATTTACTTCCCAAAAACTCTTCTTCTTGAGTAAGTAGCTTTTTATCCATATACCCCATAATGAATCACCTGATAGAACTCTCCAAATAAGCTTCAAACCATAAACTTTGTTTACTTCTTTCAAGCTCCTCAACCCCAACCCACCTTCACATCTTGGTTTTGTAACATCAATCCAAGCTACCTTCGCACCTGTAGACTTTAGAGCAGGGCCAGTCCAAAGAAACGAAGCACAAAGTTGCTCAATTTCTTTGATACACTTACTTGGAAGCCGAAAAACTGAAGCCCAAAAATTCACAATGCTCATAATCACCGAAGTAATCAACTGAAGCCGACCCGCATAAGATAGAAACCTACAGGTCCAAGAACTGATCTTGCCTCTAACTCTCTCAACCAGGGGAATATAATCTTGCTTACACATCACTTTAGTCATTAGAGGCAATCCCAAATAACGAACAGGTAGCTTACCCTCAGCAAAAGGAAAATTCCTCAAAATTCTACTACGCTCCTCTTCTGCTACTCCCGCCATAAAAACAGTAGACTTCTCGATGCTAATGTTGAGATCCGACCAACTCGCAAACTCACCAAACACCGCTAAAGCTCCTTCAATCGAATTTTTTGTGCCCTCCACAAAAACCATTAAATCATCAGCGAAGCAAAGATGGGTTAAGGAGAGAGCTTTACATCGAGGATGCAGATTAAACTTCCCTTCCCTCATACCTTTATCAATCTTATGTGATAAGATATTCATACACAGAACAAACAGGTAGGGAGAGAGGGAGCATCCCTGCCTCAATCCTCTAGCACTCTGGAAGTAACCCGCTAGTTCTCCGTTAACTTGAACAGAAAAAGACGGAGTGGAGATACAAAGATTGATCCAATGAATGAATTTACCCGGAACTCCCAAGGCCTCAAGAATCTGAAGCACAAACTTCCATTGCACTGAGTCGAATGCCTTTGATATGTCAATCTTCATCACACATCTAGGAGAGACACCATCTTTGTGATAATACTTTACAAGTTCCAAAGCAAGAAGTACATTTTCCATAAGAAGCCTGCCTTTAATAAAAGCAGACTGGTTCGCAGTAATCACTCGAGGCAAAATCATCTTCAACCTGTTCGCAAGAATCTTAAACACCACCTTATAAAGAACATTACAGCAGGCTATAGGTCGGAAATCCCTCATCACCATTGAGTCTACTTTCTTGGGGACCAGAGCTAGAATTGTTGAATTCACACCCTTGGGAAGAAACCCAAACCGGAAGACAGACTGAACAGCAACTGTGAAATCATGAGCTAGAATGGGCcaagtaattttaaaaaactcactTGGGTATCCGTCAGGACCAGGTGATTTGTTTGAAGGCATTGCAAATAACACCTTTCGAATCTCCTCCTCTGAAACCTCAGCTTCAAGCATATGACAGTCAACCTCTGTACACCGAAACTCCATTAAGTCCTGCAACTCTTCTGTAGAAGTGCCTAAATAATCATCCGGAGACTGGTTTAGAAACTCTGAGAAAAACCTCTCTGCCTCAGCTTTAATCTCTGTCTGAGAAGTAGCAATACTGCCATCATGACACTGAATCTCACGAATGGTATTCTGAGCATGACGAGAACTTATAGCATTGTGGAAGGTCTTGTTGTTCTGGTTACCTTTCTCCAACCAGTGAAGCTTCGCTCTTTGCTTTAGATGATCTTCTTCAAGCTCAGCAACATACAACCATCTCTCATAAGCCTCTGCTTCCTCTTGAATAGCAATACTACTTGGTCTGGCCAATGTGATCTCCTGCTTCTCACAAAGAATAGAATGAGCTTCCTTAGCTTTTTTTGTAAGATTACCCAACTGCTCTCTTCCCAAAACTCTGATAGCAGCTTTAAGAATTTTTAACTTCTTAGAGAACCTATACATCGCAGAAGTGGAGTGGAAAAGCTGTTGAGTAGATTCCCAATAGTTTCTCACCATAGGAAGAAAACTTGGAAGTCTACCAATTGCATTTACGTACTTAAAAGGTCTTCGCAGCTTCTCATAAAGAGGAAGAATCTGGATTTTACACCTCATATGGTCAGAGCAACCACCTGCTTCAAACACTGAGTAAGCACTTGGAAATCTTAGTAACGCAGCATCATTTAGTAAAACCCGATCAAGCTTTTTGCAGATTATCCCCTCCTCTCTCTTATTGCACCATGTGAATAAAGGCCCCTGATAACCCATATCTGAAAGATTGCAGTGCAATACCATCTTCTGAAAATCCCTTATACCACACGGAAGCCTTCCCTGATCCTCAAAACTTGAACTCTCAGTTGCATCCAAAATCTCGTTAAAGTCACCAACAATAATCCAGgctttatttttgaataaaacagAATCCTTGTGAAGACAAAGGTCAGACCACAACTCCTTTCTCTCCTCCAACGAGTTGCTAGCATAAACACTGGTATAGAAAAACTCTTCTTGATTTGGTAACCCAATAGAACAAGTGATAAGCTGATTCGTCTTGAGCACCGGAGTCACACAAACCTCATCCTTCCAAGCAAACCAAATCCTCCCACCTTGACTGTGCTCATAATTAGTCAAGTAGAACCAATCTTTAAACACATTCTTCAAAATATTCTCAGCCTTTTTCTCCTTCACCCTAGTTTCCAAAATACATCCAAATTGCATATTGTTTCTTCTTACCCACTCTTGTACCGCAGATTGcttaatatttttgttgaatCCACGTACATTCCAGAAGAAGCTTGACATGTTAATGTTTTTGTGACTTAGTCCTAGTGCTCACTGGATTTGCATCCAGAGCTTTAGGCTTGCGACCACGTCTACCCACTTTTACCTCCTCTCTTATTTGCTGATCCAATAAGCTTCTATCTATCAGCTCCTCCTCTTCTACTTCATCAACATCCAGAATCTGCTCTTCAGAAATTATTTCACCATCTTCTTTATCaacttccttttcttcttcagtgCTCAGCAatgaaaacttagaagcagataTTAAGACTCCTTGCTCCTTCTGGCTTGAACTAACTGAGAGTCTGCCTATTTTCCCCGGAGATACAAGAGACCAGTCATTTGGATCCTTCACACCCTCACACTTATCCTCCTCTTGTAAAACCTTTGGGACTTCTTCATTAGCTACTCCCTTTTTAACATCATGAGATTTAGCAACTTCCTCATCAATACAGACATTAACAGTTTCCACCTCTTTACCAATCTCCTCTTTCTTATCCTGTGATTTTGATACCGCAACTGGAGTACTCTCAGCCCTCTTCTTCCCTTTTGCCTTCACTGCACAGACCGCTTCTCCATGCCCCCACTTATCACAGTGATTACATCTTGCCGGAAGCCATGGGTAGTAATACTTTACTACAAACTGCTTCCCATTCTTCGAAAAATTGATTTCCTTTGGCAACGTTTTTGAAACATCTACATTGACAAACACCTTAGCCACCTCAAGGTTCGTACAAGCAATGGTTTCTGGATGCAGTTTTACCAGAACACCAACCGTGCTAGTGAGAAAGCTTATGCCTTTCCATGAGTACATATGTAAAGGAACCTTTTCCAGATGCACCCACATAGGGATTGCTTCATCCTCCTGCTTGTCATCCACTGAACTCGGGGTCCATTTCGTGACAATCATTGGTACTCCAGCAATGTTCCACATTCCACGACGCAGAATCTTCTCCCTGGCTTTCTGATTTGAAACCTTAAACCTCATAGTAGTAGGGTTTTCCTCATACACATCCACCTTCATAGCTGAGTCGCCATACTTCCATATTTTGTTGAGAACCATGTGCACCTTAGCTACGTGAGGAGCCAGATCCAAGAACTTTCCAACAATGAAGTCTTCCCATAGTGGCGTAGGATTCTCCAGAACCTCATTTGGAATCTCCACCATGTGAACCCCATCTTTGCTTGATATCTCCGCATCATATTTCTTTAACACCTTCTTCTCCTGCGCTACCTCCACCCATGAAGCTTCCTTCCCACCAATCAGACCGGTATGCTCCTCCTTTGCCTCTCCTGACCCCTTCGATGAACCCTCAGAACCAATCGATGACCCCTTCGTTTTCATCTGATCTATTTCCAACCCGATCTTCTGTAAATCCGTCCCCAGAACCTCCCTCTGATCATCCTTGACAACCATCGGAGAGTTTTGAAGGTCCGGCGAAGCCGCCGAGTCCATCGAGATCGAACCCTAGAACCGTCGCACTCAGTATCGCCAATCTCCTTGAAAATCGCCTCGGTATCAAAGAAGTAAAAGGGAACGTTATGGTTAAAATGGTAAAACAACCCTGCTCTGTTTCATCTTCCCACAAAAGAACTGCCCCACACGATGTATATCTACCTCAGTCAATAAAAGCTCCAATCATACAGAGCATACATGTACATGTGTATATAAGATACACTCTTTTAACGTCCTCCTCCTCTTTGACTTTTTTTTACTCAATCAAAACAGAAAACCAATCATGAGATTCAGATCTCTGATCTCTCTCctcttccttctcttcttcacttCCTCCGCTTATGCTAGATTCGTCTCCCTAAACCCATCTTCCACTGATCTCGTCTCCGATGGAGTCAACTCCGGCGAACCTCTGGTCAACTCCAGATCGATCATCAAAACTGTGGTCTCTGCCGAAGAGGAAGCTTGTGAGCAGACGTATGGGTTCATGCCGTGTACTAAAACAGCTCTTGGGAACGTTTTCTTGATCTTGGTTTATGGGTTTCTCATGTTCACGGCGGCGACGTATCTCTCCGCCGGAAGTGAGCTTTTGCTCGAAATCTTGGGACCTGGAATCGTCGGTGGTTTGTTTCTTCCCATGCTCGGAGCTCTTCCTGACGCTATGCTGATCATGGGTACAGTAAAAtattcttcctttttttgtgAAAGTTTGGAACTTTCGATATTAGATTCCGACAAGTCCTCTGCTTTGCGAGTTATGTCGGAAAAAAGACAGATTCTTGTctgaatttcttttttaaaagtgaATCTTTGAATCAAATAGTGAATGACAATGATAATTTGATGGTAACAGATGGaattgtcacaaaaaaaaatgaaacttatGTTTTCTTGTgttaatataactttttttactGTAAAGTTTTGATCTTTGCTCTTTTTGTCCTGATGGGTCTTgaatctttatgtatgtgttgGTGTTTTGTTTCAGTGTCTGGACTTTCTGGAGACGCAGCCACTGCACAAACCCAAGTCTCTGTTGGAATGGGTTTGCTCGCTGGCTCCACCGTTATGCTTCTCACTGTCATCTGGGGAACTTGCACTGTTGTTGGCAAATGTGACCTTCGTGACACCATTGCTGTTAACAACCAAGACACCAAAGGCTTCCATCTTAAAGGTAACCATAAAGTGTCTTATGTAACAACCAACAGAaagtgttttttatttatttatatttatttactgtGTGTGTTTGTAGATTCTGGTGTAACTGTTGATGTTTGGACCAGCTATGCTGCAAGAATCATGGCTATATCGGTTATTCCGTTCATCATTGTCCAGCTTCCTCAGATGTTGGACTCAACTTCTGGAAGACATTTGGCTGTGTTGGTTGCTCTTATCCTCTCGGTTCTAATGTTGATCTCTTACTGCGTATATCAGGTAAAAAAATCATATCCTCAGGACTTTAACTTCCATTACATTGGtgtttatgagatttattcttCCATTGTATGATGATTATCTATATAGGTCTTCCAACCGTGGATCCAAAGGAGACGGCTTGCTTTTGCAAAACACAAGCATGTTATATCAGGAATCTTAAGGCACTTGAAACAACATGCTTTGGGAAGGCTTCTTAATGATGAAGGTCAGCCTGATGAACATGTCATTCGAAGGTAAGTCATGGTAGAGTGAGCATTTAATAAGGACTCCTCTACCTTGTGCTAAAAGATACTCTGTTTATCAGGTTGTTTGAGACGATTGATGCAAACAAGGACGGACACTTGTCAGCAGCTGAGCTTAAGGCGCTTATCATTGGGATCAGCTTTGAAGATATAGATTTTGACAAGGATGATGCTGTTGGAAAAGTTCTCCAAGATTTTGACAAGACTCTTGATGAGCAAGTTGATCAAGAGGAGTTTGTCCGTGGGATTAAGCGTTGGCTTATTCAGGCAATGGGAGCTGCTGGTCCTTCTGGTCCTGATGCTGGTCCTAGAACCATGAAGTACCTTGACCATTTCCATGtggtgagaaagagagagacagataccatattttaaaacttcTATTGAACTAACTTTGTCTGTGTCTTGTGCAGCAAACAAAGAGAGAGCATGCTCTGTTGGGAGATAATGAGAATGGTGAGAATGATGAGGAATCAGGAGAGGTTGCAGACCCGAAATGGA from Raphanus sativus cultivar WK10039 chromosome 8, ASM80110v3, whole genome shotgun sequence includes:
- the LOC108822990 gene encoding sodium/calcium exchanger NCL, translated to MRFRSLISLLFLLFFTSSAYARFVSLNPSSTDLVSDGVNSGEPLVNSRSIIKTVVSAEEEACEQTYGFMPCTKTALGNVFLILVYGFLMFTAATYLSAGSELLLEILGPGIVGGLFLPMLGALPDAMLIMVSGLSGDAATAQTQVSVGMGLLAGSTVMLLTVIWGTCTVVGKCDLRDTIAVNNQDTKGFHLKDSGVTVDVWTSYAARIMAISVIPFIIVQLPQMLDSTSGRHLAVLVALILSVLMLISYCVYQVFQPWIQRRRLAFAKHKHVISGILRHLKQHALGRLLNDEGQPDEHVIRRLFETIDANKDGHLSAAELKALIIGISFEDIDFDKDDAVGKVLQDFDKTLDEQVDQEEFVRGIKRWLIQAMGAAGPSGPDAGPRTMKYLDHFHVQTKREHALLGDNENGENDEESGEVADPKWITIKAALLLLLGAAIAAAFADPLVDTVNNFSAATGIPSFFISFIALPLATNSSEAVSAIIFASRKKIRTASLTFSELCGGVTMNNILCLSVFLAIVYVRGLTWNFSSEVLVILIVCLVMGGFASFRTTYPLWTCFIAYLLYPFSLGLVYILDYWFGWS